From Nicotiana tabacum cultivar K326 chromosome 22, ASM71507v2, whole genome shotgun sequence, one genomic window encodes:
- the LOC107773755 gene encoding uncharacterized protein LOC107773755, whose amino-acid sequence MGFFSFLGRVLFASVFILSAWQMFHEFGEDGGPAAKELAPKVAGLQDFLESKLGAVTPKIDVRHVVALFMALKGLGGLLFVFGSFTGAVLLMFYLMLATPLLHDICHLNFGEPQYFTLLQEFLQSVSLLGALLFFVGMKNSINRRQPKKKTLRPKTA is encoded by the exons ATGGGGTTCTTTTCATTTCTTGGAAGGGTTCTCTTTGCTTCTGTTTTCATCCTTTCTGCTTGGCAAAT GTTCCATGAATTTGGGGAAGATGGTGGGCCTGCTGCAAAGGAATTGGCTCCCAAAGTGGCTGGTCTGCAGGATTTTCTTGAATCCAAGTTGGGGGCAGTGACACCAAAAATTGAT GTTAGGCATGTGGTAGCCTTATTCATGGCCCTAAAGGGATTGGGTGGATTGCTATTTGTATTTGGCAGCTTCACTGGTGCTGTTCTCCTG ATGTTTTACTTGATGTTGGCCACTCCACTTCTGCACGATATCTGCCACCTTAACTTTGGAGAACCACAATATTTTACTCTTCTACAAGAGTTCCTGCAG AGCGTGTCACTTCTTGGTGCATTGCtgttttttgtggggatgaagAACTCGATTAACCGGAGGCAACCAAAGAAAAAGACCCTTAGGCCCAAGACAGCTTAG